The proteins below come from a single Cryptosporangium aurantiacum genomic window:
- a CDS encoding dihydroorotase: MNPSYLLRGATLPDGTVTDLLIRDGLLADGSDPQAEVIDARGLRALPGLVDLHTHLRQPGREDAETIETGSRAAALGGFTAVCAMANTDPVADAAGIVEQVWRLGREVGLVDVQPVGAVTLGLGGERLAELGAMADSAAQVRVFSDDGHCVHDAAVMRRALEYVKAFDGVIAQHAEDPKLTVGAQMNEGEQSARLGLTGWPAVAEEAIIARDALLAAHVGSRLHVCHVSTAGSVEVLRWAKSRGIRVTAEVTPHHLLLTDELAATYDPVYKVNPPLRTSEDVTALREALADGTIDAVATDHAPHAREDKECEWAAARPGMLGLETALPIVIHTMVNTGLLDWAGVAERLSSAPARIANLDGRHGRPLAVGEPANLTLVDPTATWTVTPDGLASISRNTPYTGLTLPGKIVATFLRGRATVLDGKAQA, translated from the coding sequence GTGAACCCCTCGTACCTGCTTCGTGGCGCGACGCTCCCGGACGGCACGGTCACCGACCTGCTGATCCGCGACGGCCTGCTCGCCGACGGCTCCGACCCGCAGGCCGAGGTCATCGACGCCCGGGGCCTGCGCGCCCTGCCCGGCCTCGTCGACCTGCACACCCACCTGCGCCAGCCCGGCCGGGAGGACGCCGAGACGATCGAGACCGGCAGCCGCGCCGCCGCGCTCGGTGGGTTCACCGCGGTCTGCGCGATGGCCAACACCGACCCGGTCGCCGACGCGGCCGGGATCGTCGAGCAGGTCTGGCGCCTCGGCCGCGAAGTCGGCCTGGTCGACGTTCAGCCGGTCGGCGCGGTCACGCTCGGGCTCGGCGGCGAGCGGCTGGCCGAGCTCGGCGCGATGGCCGACTCGGCCGCGCAGGTCCGGGTGTTCTCCGACGACGGCCACTGCGTGCACGACGCCGCGGTGATGCGCCGCGCGCTGGAGTACGTCAAGGCGTTCGACGGGGTCATCGCCCAACACGCCGAGGATCCGAAACTCACGGTCGGCGCGCAGATGAACGAGGGGGAGCAGTCGGCCCGGCTCGGGCTGACCGGCTGGCCCGCGGTCGCCGAGGAGGCGATCATCGCCCGCGACGCGCTGCTCGCCGCCCACGTCGGTTCGCGGCTGCACGTCTGCCACGTGTCGACCGCAGGCTCGGTCGAGGTGCTGCGCTGGGCGAAGAGCCGGGGCATCCGGGTCACCGCCGAGGTGACGCCGCACCACCTGCTGCTCACCGACGAACTGGCCGCGACCTACGACCCGGTCTACAAGGTCAACCCGCCGCTGCGCACCTCGGAGGACGTCACCGCGCTGCGGGAGGCGCTCGCCGACGGCACGATCGACGCGGTCGCGACCGACCACGCCCCGCACGCCCGCGAGGACAAGGAGTGCGAGTGGGCGGCGGCCCGGCCCGGCATGCTCGGGCTGGAGACCGCGCTGCCGATCGTCATCCACACGATGGTCAACACCGGGCTGCTCGACTGGGCCGGTGTGGCGGAGCGCCTGAGCAGCGCTCCGGCGCGCATCGCGAACCTCGACGGCAGGCACGGCCGGCCGCTCGCCGTCGGTGAACCGGCGAACCTGACGCTCGTCGATCCGACAGCCACCTGGACGGTCACCCCCGACGGGCTGGCCAGCATCAGCCGCAACACGCCGTACACCGGGCTCACGCTGCCCGGGAAGATCGTCGCGACCTTCCTGCGGGGTCGGGCGACGGTGCTCGACGGGAAGGCACAGGCATGA